The following proteins come from a genomic window of Citrobacter europaeus:
- a CDS encoding MFS transporter, translated as MVKPTERRVSYGVAIGYGITDLFGGGAFAIIGTWLLFFYTTYCGLSVLEAGSIFAIARVIDAVLSPIMGYITDNFGDTWLGRRFGRRRFFLLLSSPLMFLYALLWLTDMGYWYYLGTYLSIELLSAMVLVPWETLAAEMTNRYEERSRLSGVRMICSQLGGFLAVSVPGILMQFTGKDNPFTYTLTGLIFSVVFCIAVFITWRCTWEAKDVQEETFQADLQRNSGILNHLKYLILDLFSSFRIRAFRLHIIIYIFSFTAMDVFGSVFTYYVVYCLSQDAASVSGWLSIAAFASVFGTYGFMLLLNKLNITPSAALRLSYTCIFSVLVFLFVIYYTETQVSNILFSAIFILLGMARSGLYYIPWNIYSFIPDIDEMVTQQRREGIFAGVMVLTRKSTVAIAILLIGMVLEESGFVKGSGAQPESALHAIIGLMIFATAALLAVSFYATYKFKLTRETHKILLKEIARRKLGGNYRDCDEETRVVIKQLTGYEYDEVWGGSATQRATGRVSLSDAE; from the coding sequence ATGGTCAAACCAACTGAACGCAGAGTCAGTTATGGTGTAGCGATCGGCTATGGCATTACTGATTTATTTGGCGGCGGTGCTTTCGCCATTATCGGAACATGGCTTTTATTTTTTTACACCACCTACTGCGGTTTAAGCGTGCTGGAAGCAGGCTCAATATTTGCCATTGCCCGCGTGATTGATGCTGTACTTAGCCCAATTATGGGTTATATCACCGATAACTTTGGCGACACGTGGCTGGGCCGCAGATTTGGCCGTCGCCGCTTCTTTTTATTACTCAGTTCTCCTTTAATGTTTCTCTATGCCCTGCTGTGGCTGACCGACATGGGTTACTGGTATTACCTGGGAACCTATTTGTCGATTGAGCTGCTTTCAGCGATGGTGCTGGTGCCGTGGGAAACCCTGGCCGCAGAAATGACCAACCGCTACGAAGAGCGCAGCCGCCTCTCCGGCGTGCGCATGATCTGCTCGCAGCTGGGCGGATTTCTGGCCGTATCGGTACCCGGCATCCTGATGCAGTTTACCGGCAAAGATAATCCGTTTACCTATACGCTAACCGGGCTTATCTTTTCCGTCGTGTTTTGCATCGCGGTGTTCATAACCTGGCGCTGCACGTGGGAGGCTAAAGACGTTCAGGAAGAGACATTCCAGGCTGACCTGCAACGCAATAGCGGGATACTGAATCACCTTAAATATTTGATACTCGATCTGTTCTCGTCTTTCAGGATCCGGGCATTTCGCCTGCATATCATTATTTATATTTTCTCTTTTACCGCTATGGATGTATTCGGTTCAGTATTTACCTATTACGTGGTTTATTGTTTGAGCCAGGATGCCGCCTCCGTTTCTGGCTGGTTAAGCATTGCCGCTTTTGCTTCAGTTTTTGGCACCTATGGATTTATGCTATTACTGAATAAACTCAATATAACCCCATCAGCAGCACTACGCCTCTCTTACACTTGTATATTTAGCGTATTGGTATTTTTATTTGTTATTTATTATACCGAAACTCAGGTATCCAATATTCTGTTCTCTGCGATCTTTATTCTTCTCGGCATGGCGCGTTCTGGTCTTTACTATATCCCATGGAATATCTATAGCTTTATTCCTGATATTGATGAAATGGTAACCCAGCAGCGCCGCGAAGGGATTTTTGCCGGCGTTATGGTACTCACGCGTAAAAGTACGGTGGCAATCGCTATTTTGCTTATCGGCATGGTGCTGGAAGAATCAGGCTTTGTAAAAGGCAGCGGCGCGCAGCCGGAAAGCGCGCTCCACGCTATTATCGGATTGATGATCTTTGCTACCGCGGCGCTGCTGGCGGTGAGTTTCTACGCCACCTACAAATTCAAACTGACTCGCGAAACCCACAAAATCCTGCTCAAAGAGATCGCCCGCCGCAAACTGGGTGGCAACTATCGCGACTGCGATGAAGAAACCCGGGTGGTGATCAAACAGCTCACCGGCTACGAGTACGATGAGGTTTGGGGTGGCAGCGCCACGCAGCGTGCAACGGGACGCGTCAGTCTCTCAGATGCAGAATAA
- a CDS encoding Gfo/Idh/MocA family oxidoreductase — MTTLNAAIIGAGAIHRSHVNALRLLPGVTLRALVDIDSATGLQQAMAYNCRYYQNYREMLLDNDIDVVHICTPHFEHKNMITAALAAGKHVFCEKPVGLNCTEVADIANAAASAQGLLGVCYQNRLNPTSLRIRDELAKNTLGKMLSVKAVLTWSRSRAYYSESPWRGRFASEGGSLLINQAIHTLDLMQWFAGGVTRLKGVVDSGELADVTEAEDSAMATLHFANGARGLFYASNCNTLDSPLLLEIHCEQGMLQLTDNTLWRVTADRRLKLDCDGSPDGHAKSYWGLGHQQAIRQFYHAITHGGQTEYININEARKSLAMVEAIYHSSKTRQWITINN; from the coding sequence ATGACAACGCTAAATGCCGCCATCATCGGCGCGGGCGCTATTCACCGCAGTCACGTTAACGCCCTCCGGCTTTTGCCGGGGGTCACGCTGCGTGCGCTGGTCGATATTGATAGCGCCACCGGTTTGCAACAGGCCATGGCTTATAACTGCCGCTATTACCAGAATTACCGTGAGATGCTGCTGGATAATGACATCGACGTCGTCCATATCTGCACGCCTCATTTCGAACACAAAAATATGATTACCGCCGCGCTTGCCGCAGGGAAACATGTGTTTTGCGAAAAACCGGTGGGCTTGAATTGTACAGAGGTGGCAGACATCGCTAACGCAGCGGCGTCCGCCCAGGGCCTTCTGGGCGTGTGCTATCAAAACCGGCTTAATCCAACCAGTTTACGAATCCGCGATGAACTGGCGAAAAATACGCTTGGCAAAATGCTAAGCGTTAAAGCTGTTTTGACCTGGTCACGCTCCAGGGCTTATTACAGCGAAAGCCCGTGGCGCGGGCGTTTCGCCAGCGAAGGCGGCAGTTTACTGATCAACCAGGCTATTCATACTCTCGATCTGATGCAGTGGTTCGCCGGCGGCGTGACGCGTTTGAAAGGCGTGGTGGACAGCGGTGAACTGGCAGATGTCACCGAAGCCGAAGACAGCGCGATGGCGACCCTGCACTTTGCCAACGGCGCTCGCGGTCTGTTTTACGCCAGCAACTGCAACACCCTCGATTCACCGCTGCTGCTGGAGATCCATTGTGAGCAAGGCATGCTCCAGCTCACGGACAATACCCTGTGGCGCGTTACAGCGGACCGACGCCTGAAACTGGACTGCGATGGTTCACCGGACGGTCACGCCAAAAGTTACTGGGGTCTGGGCCACCAGCAGGCTATTCGTCAGTTTTATCATGCAATTACTCATGGAGGTCAGACAGAATATATCAACATTAATGAAGCCCGCAAATCACTGGCGATGGTTGAGGCTATTTATCACTCATCTAAAACCCGACAATGGATAACCATTAATAATTAA
- a CDS encoding Gfo/Idh/MocA family oxidoreductase — translation MNKQDGMHYAPTGKPQPVVKPGEFVIAAASLDHGHIYGMCNGLIEAGATLKWVYDPDPHKIDQFLQQYPQAQVADSLETILNDREVQLVAGAAIPSERCPLGLKVMAAGKDYFTDKAPLTTLAQFEDAKAMVAKTGRKYAVYYSERLHVESAVFAGQLVHQGAIGRVMQTLGTGPHREGHGRPDWFYDKRYFGGILCDIGSHQIEQFLFYTGNSEAHIVASQVRNVNHPQYPQFEDFGDAMLAGDNGATGYFRCDWFTPQGLSSWGDGRLTLLGTEGYIEIRKYVDITRGEQDVVYLVNKDGEFRYPVAGKVGFPFFGEFILDCLNRTENAMTQAHAFKAAELCVKAQMLANARA, via the coding sequence ATGAACAAGCAAGATGGAATGCACTACGCCCCTACCGGGAAGCCTCAGCCGGTCGTGAAACCTGGCGAGTTTGTCATTGCCGCGGCCTCACTCGATCATGGTCATATCTACGGCATGTGTAACGGGTTGATTGAAGCAGGCGCCACGCTGAAATGGGTTTACGATCCCGACCCGCACAAAATCGATCAATTTCTGCAGCAGTATCCGCAAGCGCAGGTGGCCGATTCGCTGGAGACAATCCTCAACGATCGCGAGGTCCAACTGGTTGCCGGAGCGGCAATTCCTTCCGAGCGCTGTCCGCTGGGACTAAAGGTCATGGCGGCCGGAAAAGACTACTTCACCGACAAGGCTCCGTTAACCACCCTCGCACAGTTTGAAGACGCCAAAGCGATGGTGGCGAAAACCGGGCGCAAATACGCAGTCTATTACAGCGAGCGTCTGCACGTTGAAAGCGCTGTTTTTGCCGGTCAGCTTGTCCACCAGGGGGCAATTGGGCGCGTGATGCAAACCCTCGGCACCGGTCCGCACCGCGAAGGTCACGGGCGCCCGGACTGGTTTTATGACAAACGCTATTTTGGCGGCATTCTGTGCGACATCGGCAGCCATCAAATCGAACAATTTCTGTTTTATACCGGCAACAGCGAGGCGCATATCGTCGCCAGCCAGGTGCGTAACGTCAATCATCCACAGTACCCGCAGTTCGAAGACTTTGGCGATGCCATGCTGGCGGGCGATAACGGGGCGACCGGCTATTTCCGCTGCGACTGGTTCACGCCGCAGGGGCTCAGTAGCTGGGGGGATGGACGCCTGACGTTGCTGGGTACCGAAGGTTACATTGAGATCCGCAAGTATGTGGATATCACCCGGGGTGAACAGGACGTGGTGTATCTGGTAAATAAAGACGGGGAATTCCGCTACCCGGTTGCGGGCAAAGTCGGCTTTCCTTTCTTCGGCGAATTCATTCTCGATTGTCTGAATCGCACGGAAAACGCCATGACTCAGGCCCACGCCTTTAAAGCCGCAGAACTGTGCGTGAAGGCGCAAATGCTGGCGAATGCCCGCGCATAA
- a CDS encoding Gfo/Idh/MocA family oxidoreductase, producing the protein MLNIAIVGTGNISHNHIQGYLQFADRCRIVALVDIYPEKAEEKKSRYGLSEARVYRSHQAMLDADIEIDVVDVCTPPYVHAAISIDALQAGKHVLCEKPMASSLEECDAMIAAQKASGKTLSIIAQNRFTDAFWRLKTVVDSGLAGKICHAQVDSFWWRGHCYYDLWWRGTWQKEGGGCTLNHAVHHIDAIQWMLGFPTEVVAMMTNVAHDNAEVEDLSAAIFKYPNGALTQLTASVVHHGEDQKIVIQGEKARISAPWQVHASQSADNGFPQTDNNGELEQHLETLFRTTPPLQWTLHTGQIDNLLNAIEQQLRPLVDGEQGKRSLELITAIYKSAITRTVVTLPIHHTDAFYRTGGLIDIAPHFYEKSASVSNFTEVGAIPLGKDLDSGVKE; encoded by the coding sequence ATGCTCAACATTGCCATTGTCGGTACCGGGAATATCTCCCACAACCACATTCAGGGGTATTTACAGTTTGCCGATCGTTGCCGGATTGTCGCGTTGGTTGATATCTACCCGGAGAAAGCGGAAGAAAAGAAATCACGCTACGGCCTGAGCGAAGCGCGAGTCTACCGCAGTCATCAGGCGATGCTGGACGCGGACATTGAGATCGATGTGGTGGATGTCTGCACTCCGCCGTACGTGCACGCAGCCATCAGCATTGATGCGCTGCAGGCCGGAAAACATGTGTTGTGCGAAAAACCAATGGCCTCTTCGCTCGAAGAGTGCGATGCGATGATCGCCGCGCAAAAGGCCAGCGGGAAAACCTTATCGATCATCGCGCAAAACCGCTTTACCGATGCCTTCTGGCGGCTGAAAACCGTTGTTGATTCCGGGCTGGCGGGCAAGATTTGCCATGCACAGGTGGATTCATTCTGGTGGCGCGGACACTGCTATTACGATCTATGGTGGCGCGGCACGTGGCAGAAAGAAGGCGGCGGCTGCACGCTGAATCACGCGGTACACCACATTGACGCCATTCAATGGATGCTGGGTTTCCCTACTGAAGTGGTGGCGATGATGACCAACGTCGCCCATGACAACGCCGAAGTCGAGGATCTTAGCGCGGCTATCTTCAAATACCCGAACGGGGCACTGACGCAGTTGACCGCCTCCGTGGTGCATCACGGTGAAGATCAAAAGATTGTCATTCAGGGTGAAAAAGCGCGTATTTCCGCGCCGTGGCAGGTTCATGCCAGCCAGTCGGCGGATAACGGCTTCCCGCAAACTGACAATAACGGCGAGCTGGAACAGCATCTGGAGACACTTTTTCGCACTACGCCACCGCTGCAATGGACGCTACATACTGGGCAAATCGATAACCTGCTTAATGCCATCGAACAACAGCTCCGTCCCCTGGTCGATGGCGAACAGGGCAAGCGCTCGCTGGAGTTGATTACCGCTATCTATAAATCCGCCATCACCCGCACGGTGGTGACGCTGCCCATTCACCACACCGATGCGTTTTATCGCACCGGCGGCCTGATTGACATCGCCCCGCATTTCTATGAGAAATCCGCCTCCGTAAGCAATTTCACGGAAGTGGGCGCCATCCCTCTGGGTAAAGACTTAGATTCAGGAGTTAAAGAATGA
- a CDS encoding Gfo/Idh/MocA family oxidoreductase, which translates to MKKIRFGIIGVGNIGTVHARYLLAGTVHEAVLTAVCDNNPDKHAAIQRLVGEEVTLFSDAREMLESGLIDAVIVATPHYDHPGLSMMAMRLGIHTLCEKPAGVYTAQVQEMNACARECDVVFSMMYNQRPNPLYQKVKDLIDSGELGELRRSNWIITNWYRSQSYYNSGGWRATWKGEGGGVLLNQDPHQLDLWQWLVGMPVRLRAFCQFGKHRQIEVEDDVTAYAEYANGATGVFITTVAETPGTNRLEIVGSRGKVVVEEGRLRFWRLRESETDFNARWQNGFGEPECWEVIIPTEPECSEHFVITRNFTAAILHGEPLIAPGLEGIRGLTLSNAMHLSTWTDDWVELPIDEQRYFQLLQQRIASSVEKTATSRTLDASGSW; encoded by the coding sequence ATGAAAAAAATACGCTTTGGCATTATTGGGGTTGGCAACATTGGTACCGTCCATGCGCGCTACCTGCTGGCCGGAACGGTACACGAAGCAGTGCTTACCGCAGTGTGTGATAACAATCCTGATAAACATGCGGCTATCCAACGGCTGGTCGGTGAAGAGGTGACGTTATTCAGCGACGCGCGTGAGATGCTGGAAAGTGGGCTTATTGACGCCGTTATCGTCGCCACTCCGCACTATGACCATCCGGGTTTATCGATGATGGCCATGCGCCTTGGCATCCATACGCTGTGCGAGAAGCCTGCCGGGGTCTATACCGCGCAGGTACAAGAGATGAATGCCTGCGCGCGCGAATGCGATGTGGTGTTCAGCATGATGTACAACCAGCGCCCCAATCCGCTGTATCAGAAAGTTAAAGATCTGATCGACAGCGGCGAACTCGGCGAACTGCGTCGCTCTAACTGGATCATTACCAACTGGTATCGTTCGCAGAGCTATTACAACTCCGGCGGCTGGCGCGCGACCTGGAAAGGTGAAGGCGGCGGCGTGCTGCTTAATCAGGATCCGCACCAGCTCGATTTATGGCAATGGCTGGTCGGCATGCCGGTACGCTTGCGCGCTTTTTGCCAGTTTGGCAAGCACCGCCAGATTGAAGTTGAAGATGACGTCACGGCCTACGCGGAATACGCCAACGGTGCGACCGGCGTGTTTATCACCACCGTCGCCGAAACGCCCGGCACAAACCGCCTGGAAATTGTCGGCAGTCGGGGAAAAGTCGTGGTGGAAGAAGGCCGATTGCGCTTCTGGAGACTACGGGAATCCGAAACCGACTTTAATGCGCGCTGGCAAAACGGTTTTGGTGAGCCGGAATGCTGGGAGGTGATAATCCCTACCGAACCAGAATGCAGCGAGCACTTTGTCATTACCCGCAATTTCACCGCCGCAATTCTGCACGGCGAACCGCTGATCGCCCCCGGTCTGGAAGGCATTCGCGGCCTGACGCTTTCCAATGCGATGCACCTTTCTACCTGGACTGATGACTGGGTTGAGCTACCAATCGATGAGCAGCGCTACTTCCAGTTGCTCCAGCAACGTATCGCCTCCTCAGTTGAAAAAACCGCGACCAGCCGCACGCTGGACGCTTCCGGTAGCTGGTAA
- a CDS encoding LacI family transcriptional regulator, which yields MSGKLKMDEIAALTGYSVSTVSRVLSGKSYTSDKAREAIVSCARRLGVLDSLSSGRLLINGIAVFAPLRTFTARGDAFYLEVTRGIAEAIAPHDVYLSYCGLDEQRADIKVFQEKANNKNINAIILIGIDDPTVHKLAQLLDKPCVLINSQDKEGLLDAVSPDHRAIGNRAVQYLFDQGHRRILHVTSLRRETMYWRLEGIKEVYRQYQIPFDTGRDLLVTEGFSEDESERAIGNWLRETPREAWPEVIFCAGASMSTGIRRILENVGVEIPGELSLMTTDVQELDAHIVAAVTSITIPCRALGVEAVHLLQNRLNRPSAPVFNLLLKGKVTDRGTVTHATRHAARVTVAR from the coding sequence ATGTCTGGCAAGCTAAAAATGGATGAAATTGCTGCCCTGACGGGGTACTCGGTGAGTACAGTGTCGAGGGTGCTTAGCGGGAAGTCATATACCAGCGATAAAGCGCGTGAGGCGATCGTCAGCTGCGCGCGCAGGCTGGGTGTTCTGGACTCGCTGTCCAGTGGACGACTGTTGATCAACGGCATTGCCGTTTTCGCTCCGTTGCGCACTTTCACCGCCCGTGGCGATGCGTTTTATCTTGAAGTCACGCGCGGAATTGCGGAGGCGATAGCGCCGCATGATGTCTATCTGAGTTACTGCGGGCTGGATGAGCAACGCGCGGACATCAAGGTCTTTCAGGAAAAGGCCAACAATAAGAATATCAATGCCATTATTCTTATCGGCATTGATGACCCGACCGTGCATAAACTGGCGCAACTGCTGGATAAACCCTGCGTGTTGATTAACTCGCAGGACAAAGAAGGGTTACTGGATGCGGTATCTCCCGATCATCGGGCGATTGGCAACCGTGCTGTGCAATACCTTTTTGATCAGGGGCATCGGCGTATTCTCCATGTCACCAGCCTGCGCCGGGAAACGATGTACTGGCGTCTGGAGGGCATTAAGGAGGTCTACAGACAGTATCAGATACCGTTTGATACCGGGCGCGATCTGCTGGTGACGGAAGGGTTTTCTGAGGATGAATCAGAGCGGGCTATAGGCAACTGGCTACGTGAAACGCCGCGTGAAGCATGGCCAGAGGTGATTTTCTGCGCCGGGGCGTCAATGTCGACGGGCATTCGGCGGATCCTGGAAAACGTTGGCGTGGAGATACCCGGTGAGCTGTCGCTGATGACGACGGATGTTCAGGAACTGGACGCGCATATCGTTGCCGCGGTAACCAGTATCACTATCCCCTGTCGGGCGCTGGGCGTGGAAGCGGTGCATTTGCTGCAGAACCGTCTTAATCGCCCCTCTGCGCCGGTATTTAACCTGTTGCTGAAGGGAAAGGTGACGGATCGGGGAACCGTCACCCACGCAACGCGCCATGCCGCGCGGGTGACGGTCGCTCGTTAA
- the msrA gene encoding peptide-methionine (S)-S-oxide reductase MsrA yields MSLFDRKHLVTQADALPGRNTPMPVATLHAVNQHSMTNVPDGMEIAYFAMGCFWGVERLFWSLPGVYSTAAGYTGGYTPNPTYREVCSGDTGHAEAVRVVYDPHVISYEQLLQVFWENHDPAQGMRQGNDQGTQYRSAIYPLTPEQTAAAQASLARFQAAMTAAGDERAITTEITTATPFYYAEDDHQQYLHKNPYGYCGIGGIGVCLPPER; encoded by the coding sequence ATGAGTTTATTTGATAGAAAGCATCTTGTTACTCAAGCAGATGCCCTACCTGGACGCAACACCCCGATGCCAGTGGCAACGCTGCATGCGGTTAACCAACATTCGATGACCAACGTGCCCGACGGTATGGAAATAGCGTATTTCGCCATGGGATGCTTCTGGGGCGTTGAACGTTTATTCTGGTCATTACCCGGGGTATACAGCACGGCAGCCGGATACACCGGCGGCTACACCCCTAATCCAACCTACCGCGAAGTCTGTTCCGGCGATACCGGGCACGCCGAAGCGGTACGCGTTGTCTATGACCCGCATGTTATCAGCTACGAACAACTGCTGCAGGTGTTCTGGGAAAATCACGACCCGGCGCAGGGCATGCGTCAGGGGAACGACCAGGGTACGCAGTATCGCTCCGCCATTTACCCGTTAACGCCAGAGCAAACCGCCGCGGCACAGGCGAGCCTTGCGCGTTTTCAGGCAGCAATGACCGCCGCAGGCGACGAGCGCGCCATTACAACGGAAATCACTACGGCAACCCCGTTCTACTATGCCGAGGACGATCACCAGCAGTACCTGCACAAAAATCCATATGGCTACTGTGGAATTGGTGGCATCGGCGTTTGCCTGCCGCCAGAACGTTAA
- the tamA gene encoding autotransporter assembly complex protein TamA — protein MPHIRQLCWVGLLCLSGSAAAANVRLQVEGLSGPLEKNVRAQLSTIQSDEVTPDRRFRARVDDAIREGLKALGYFEPTIDFELRPPPAKGRQVLIAKVNAGEPVLIGGTEVILRGGARTDKDYLDLLKTRPAIGTVLNQGDYDNFKKSLTSVALRKGYFDSEFNKSQLGIALERRQAFWDIDYNSGERYRFGHVTFEGSQIRDEYLQNLVPFKEGEEYESKDLGELNRRLSATGWFNSVVVAPEFDKARKTKVLPLKGVVSPRTENTIETGVGYSTDVGPRVKTSWKKPWMNSYGHSLTTSASISAPEQVLDFSYKMPLLKNPLEQYYLVQGGFKRTDLNDTEQDSTTLAVSRYWDLSSGWQRAINLRWSLDHFTQGNVTNTTMLLYPGVMISRTRSRGGLMPVWGDSQRYSIDYSNTAWGSDVDFSVFQAQNVWIRTLYDRHRFVMRGNLGWIETGDFDKVPPDLRFFAGGDRSIRGYKYKSISPEGSDGKLKGASKLATGSLEYQYNVTGKWWGAMFVDSGEAVSDIRKSDFKTGAGVGVRWQSPVGPIKLDFAVPVGDKDEHGLQFYIGLGPEL, from the coding sequence GTGCCACATATCCGTCAGTTATGTTGGGTGGGATTACTGTGCTTAAGTGGCTCCGCCGCCGCCGCGAATGTTCGCTTACAGGTCGAAGGATTATCAGGACCGCTGGAGAAAAACGTCCGTGCGCAGCTGTCCACGATTCAAAGTGATGAAGTCACTCCGGACCGACGCTTTCGTGCGCGCGTTGATGATGCCATCCGCGAAGGGCTAAAGGCGCTGGGCTACTTTGAGCCAACCATTGATTTCGAACTGCGTCCGCCGCCGGCGAAAGGACGTCAGGTGCTGATTGCCAAAGTGAATGCTGGCGAGCCGGTGCTGATTGGCGGCACCGAGGTGATTCTGCGCGGTGGCGCGCGTACGGACAAAGATTATCTCGATCTGCTGAAAACGCGGCCGGCAATTGGCACCGTGCTGAATCAGGGGGACTATGACAACTTCAAAAAGTCACTCACCAGCGTGGCGCTGCGCAAAGGCTATTTCGACAGTGAATTTAATAAAAGCCAGCTTGGCATAGCGCTTGAGCGCCGCCAGGCGTTCTGGGATATCGATTACAACAGCGGCGAACGCTATCGCTTTGGACATGTCACCTTTGAAGGTTCGCAAATTCGCGACGAGTACCTGCAAAATCTGGTGCCTTTTAAAGAAGGTGAAGAGTACGAGTCGAAAGATCTGGGCGAACTGAACCGTCGTCTGTCGGCGACCGGCTGGTTTAATTCTGTGGTCGTCGCGCCGGAATTTGATAAAGCCCGCAAAACCAAAGTGCTGCCGCTAAAAGGCGTGGTCTCGCCGCGAACCGAAAACACCATCGAAACCGGGGTCGGTTATTCAACTGACGTCGGGCCACGGGTAAAAACCTCGTGGAAAAAGCCGTGGATGAACTCCTATGGCCACAGCCTGACCACCAGCGCCAGTATCTCGGCGCCAGAGCAGGTTCTTGATTTCAGTTATAAAATGCCGTTGTTAAAGAACCCGCTGGAGCAGTATTACCTGGTGCAAGGGGGCTTTAAGCGTACCGATTTAAACGATACCGAGCAGGACTCCACGACGCTTGCGGTTTCCCGCTACTGGGATCTCTCCAGCGGCTGGCAGCGCGCGATTAACCTGCGCTGGAGCCTCGACCACTTTACCCAGGGTAACGTCACCAACACCACCATGCTGCTCTATCCAGGCGTGATGATTAGCCGGACGCGCTCGCGCGGTGGCCTGATGCCTGTGTGGGGCGATTCTCAGCGTTATTCTATTGATTACTCCAACACGGCCTGGGGTTCAGACGTTGATTTCTCCGTCTTCCAGGCGCAAAACGTCTGGATCCGCACGCTGTACGACAGGCACCGCTTTGTGATGCGCGGCAACCTCGGCTGGATTGAAACCGGCGACTTCGACAAAGTGCCGCCGGATCTGCGTTTCTTCGCCGGGGGCGATCGCAGCATTCGTGGTTACAAATACAAATCTATTTCGCCTGAAGGCAGCGACGGCAAGCTGAAAGGGGCCTCGAAGCTGGCGACCGGCTCGCTGGAATATCAGTACAACGTGACCGGAAAATGGTGGGGCGCAATGTTTGTCGATAGCGGTGAAGCGGTCAGCGATATCCGCAAAAGCGATTTCAAAACCGGCGCCGGGGTCGGCGTACGCTGGCAATCGCCGGTCGGTCCCATCAAGCTCGACTTTGCCGTTCCTGTCGGCGACAAAGATGAACATGGTTTACAGTTTTACATCGGTCTGGGGCCTGAATTATGA